GATGCTGCCCTATGTCCAGCAGCAGATCCACGGGAACGGCGCCCTGGCGGTGGGGGTGGTCACCTTCGGCAACCGGTCCTACGACAACTCCCTGGCGGAGCTGTGCGCCGCGCTGGAGGCGGACGGCTTCCACACCGTGGCCGGGGGCGCCTTTGCCTGCCGCCACGCCTTTACGGACGCGCTGGCGGACGGCCGCCCGGACTGGGATGACAAGCGGCAGATGGGGGAGTTCGCGGCCCGCATTGCGGACAAGGTAAAAGACCTGACGGACATCCCTGCTCCGGTGGCCGTGCCGGGCGATGCGGCGGCGCCCTACTACGTGCCCAAGGGCACGGACGGCCAGCCCGTCAAGTTCCTGAAGGCCAAGCCCCAGACGGATTTGGGCAAGTGTACCGACTGCGGCGCCTGCGCCCGCCTGTGTCCCATGGGGGCCATCAATCCCTCCAACGTGGCGGAGGTGCCCGGCACCTGCATCAAGTGCCAGCGGTGCGTCCGCAAGTGCACGAAGCACGCCAAGTACTTTGATGACCCGGCCTTTTTGTCCCACGTGGCCATGCTGGAGCAGAACTTCACAGAACCCAAGGAGAATGAGGTGTATCTGTGAGGCGGTGGGTTCTTGCCTTTCTGATGGCGGTCACAGCCAACTGGGTTTCTCTGATCTATGCGTTTGGCCCGGTGAGCTGGCTCTTGACGACGATACTGCTTCTGGGGAGTTTCTCTATTTTAATCTGCGGCCCATTGAGAAGAGCGGTGCGCCTACAAAGCGGATCTGGTATTTGAAAAGCGGCTGCGAATTGCTGCGCCTGTTTTTGATTACAGCTACGGTCACAGTCTTTGTGCAGATGGTATGGCTGTGGTGCCAGATTTCCATGATAACGCCGGAGAACAGCCTTGCCGCTGGAACAGCTGTTGCAGGTGCGGCTTTTGGTGTTCTCTGGGCTGTCTTGCTGGAGGCCATCGTCTTCTGGAACGGCATGATCCGGGTGTATCTCACCTCCGTCCAGCTGGGGCTGAAGCACCGGGTGCTGGCGGCCCTGTGCGGGTGGATCCCCATTCTCAACATCTGGTATCTGCGGAAGATTATCCGCATCACCGCCGACGAGGCGGAGTTCGAGACGGAGAAGTGGGAGCTGGACACCGCCCGGGCGGAGAGCGAGATCTGTAAGACGAAATACCCGATCCTTCTGGTCCACGGGGTGTTCTTCCGGGACTTCCGCTATGTCAATTACTGGGGCCGCATTCCCAAGGAGCTCCAGCGCAACGGCGCAACAGTGTACTACGGACAGCAGCAGTCCGCCGCCGCGGTGGAGGACAGCGGGCGGGAGCTGGCGGACCGTATCCGGCAGATCCTGGCGGAGACCGGCTGTGAGAAGGTGAACATCATTGCCCACTCCAAGGGGGACTGGACAGCCGGGCCGCCATCGCCCACGCTGGATGTGCCCCCTGTGTGGCCAGCCTCACCACCATCAACACGCCCCACCGGGGCTGCATCTTTGCCGAATATCTGCTGAAGAAGATCCCTGCAGCGGCTCGGCAGAAGATCGCAGATACCTACAACGCCGCCCTGAAGCGGCTGGGGGATGAGGCCCCGGACTTCCTGGCGGCGGTGACAGATCTGACCGCCTCTGCCTGCGAGGCCAGGAACGCGGCTACCCCGGACGCCCCCGGCGTCTTTTACCAGAGCGTCATGTCCTATTGCAGAAAGGCCCAGCACGGCAAGTTCCCTCTAAACATGACCTATCCTATCGTCAAGCACTTTGATGGATTGAACGACGGGCTGGTGGCGGTGGACTCCGCCAAATGGGGCGATCAGTTCACCCTGCTGGAGCCAAGGGGGCACCGGGGCATCTCACACGGGGATGTGGTGGATCTGAATCGGGAGAACATTCCCGGCTTCGACGTCCGGGAGTTCTATGTCTCCCTGGTAGCGGATCTGAAAAACAGAGGCTTTTGAGCGGAAAAAAGCGGAGCGTCACAGGGACGCTCCGCTTTCGTGTTCCGTGGTGTCTTTTATGGTGGGGGCCACCGGTTCCACAAGGGGATCCGCCGCCCCGCCATCCTCTGTGGTGTCATCTGCGGGGGAACAATAGGTTTTGTACAGCGCCACATGGTCGTAGATGGCCCGCCAGGAGCTGTAAGCGTCTGCCGTCACACAGATATAGCGTCTGCCGTCCGCTGTTTCGCCGCAGCTGGCGGCGCAGTTGCCGGACTCCACCACATAGCCGGTCTTGGCGCCGGTGACCTCAATGCCGCCGGTATCCTTGTCCTCGATCCGCCGCAGGAACCAATTGGAGAGGATCTGCCCCTCCGGGTGGTCCGCAGTGGGGAGAGTCTCATAGGTCCGGGCCCCCAGCACCTCCCGGCACAGGTCGTTGTCCATGGCCGCCTCCAGGATCACCGCCATGTCGGAGACCGTGCACTTGTGGGCCTCGTCATACAGTCCCACGCAGTTGGTGAAGTGGGCGGTGTCCGCGATGCCAAGCTCCTCCAGCTTTTCGTTCATCAGCGCCACGAACGCCTCCTGGGAGCCCGCCACATAAGTGGCCAGCCCCAGCGCCGCGTCCGCACCGGAGGAGAGGATGGTGCCGTAGAACAACTCACGCACCGGGACCGTTTCGTCAACCATCAGCCCCACCAC
This DNA window, taken from Dysosmobacter welbionis, encodes the following:
- a CDS encoding EFR1 family ferrodoxin (N-terminal region resembles flavodoxins. C-terminal ferrodoxin region binds two 4Fe-4S clusters.), which encodes MEVKRICAAYWSATGNTDKTVNTIAETLAEKLGVPLERRNFTRPSDRAEDLSFTGRDLVVFGMPTYAGKLPNKMLPYVQQQIHGNGALAVGVVTFGNRSYDNSLAELCAALEADGFHTVAGGAFACRHAFTDALADGRPDWDDKRQMGEFAARIADKVKDLTDIPAPVAVPGDAAAPYYVPKGTDGQPVKFLKAKPQTDLGKCTDCGACARLCPMGAINPSNVAEVPGTCIKCQRCVRKCTKHAKYFDDPAFLSHVAMLEQNFTEPKENEVYL
- a CDS encoding D-alanyl-D-alanine carboxypeptidase family protein; protein product: MDEEYKPIITDEERATRRAQRAEARRKKQREKRRRLLRRLVPCGLLAVLCVGLVTVGAQLIEKPAPEMVKAERPFQVTSVASAPAPEPYARAVSGPDTIQLGEDFPSRCAVLVDLDTRTVLAEKNADTVISPASMTKVLTVLVAAEHITEAELDDTFTMTIDITDYCYVNGCSVVGLMVDETVPVRELFYGTILSSGADAALGLATYVAGSQEAFVALMNEKLEELGIADTAHFTNCVGLYDEAHKCTVSDMAVILEAAMDNDLCREVLGARTYETLPTADHPEGQILSNWFLRRIEDKDTGGIEVTGAKTGYVVESGNCAASCGETADGRRYICVTADAYSSWRAIYDHVALYKTYCSPADDTTEDGGAADPLVEPVAPTIKDTTEHESGASL
- a CDS encoding esterase/lipase family protein is translated as MRCICEAVGSCLSDGGHSQLGFSDLCVWPGELALDDDTASGEFLYFNLRPIEKSGAPTKRIWYLKSGCELLRLFLITATVTVFVQMVWLWCQISMITPENSLAAGTAVAGAAFGVLWAVLLEAIVFWNGMIRVYLTSVQLGLKHRVLAALCGWIPILNIWYLRKIIRITADEAEFETEKWELDTARAESEICKTKYPILLVHGVFFRDFRYVNYWGRIPKELQRNGATVYYGQQQSAAAVEDSGRELADRIRQILAETGCEKVNIIAHSKGDWTAGPPSPTLDVPPVWPASPPSTRPTGAASLPNIC